In the Pseudanabaena sp. PCC 7367 genome, one interval contains:
- a CDS encoding response regulator translates to MDGQVQTERISENTAVFILPERLSNRFGIDATKLLRDILAQGYVNLLFDCSQVVYIDSSGLSVILNSLRHTRQCGGYMCIFDPSDAVTSILNLSNMKKIIPIFADQDRAIEFVTGSNTTKILVIDDNKMILTLVSSIFKGEGYVVLIANDGMTGLEMAQQEQPDLIICDVMMPKVNGYDVLSTIRQNPGTEVTPFIFLTAKDTKSDLRHGMSLGAEDYLTKPFTKAEITSAVKTQLQKREAEIRHFRKTFLGE, encoded by the coding sequence ATGGATGGTCAGGTGCAAACCGAAAGAATTAGTGAAAATACTGCTGTATTCATACTCCCAGAACGTCTTAGTAATAGATTTGGGATCGATGCGACTAAGCTTTTAAGAGATATCCTGGCGCAAGGATATGTAAATTTGTTGTTTGATTGTTCTCAGGTTGTTTATATTGATAGCTCTGGTTTGAGCGTAATCCTAAATAGCCTCAGGCATACGCGCCAATGCGGCGGTTACATGTGCATTTTTGACCCTTCTGATGCGGTTACCAGTATTTTGAATCTGAGTAACATGAAGAAGATCATCCCGATCTTTGCCGATCAGGATCGGGCGATCGAGTTTGTGACTGGTTCTAATACCACCAAAATTCTGGTGATTGATGACAACAAAATGATCCTGACTCTGGTCTCTTCAATTTTCAAGGGGGAGGGATATGTAGTGTTGATCGCCAATGATGGCATGACCGGCTTGGAGATGGCTCAACAAGAGCAACCGGATTTGATTATTTGTGATGTGATGATGCCCAAGGTTAATGGTTATGACGTGCTGTCAACGATCCGACAGAACCCAGGGACAGAAGTAACCCCATTTATTTTTCTAACCGCTAAGGACACCAAAAGCGATCTACGCCACGGCATGAGCCTGGGAGCAGAGGATTATTTAACGAAACCCTTCACCAAAGCAGAAATTACCAGTGCGGTTAAAACGCAACTACAAAAGCGGGAAGCGGAGATTCGTCATTTCCGTAAAACTTTCCTTGGTGAGTAA
- a CDS encoding glycosyltransferase — MRKVAIFTETFLPKVDGIVTRLKHTVENLVKLGDEVMIFAPDGGLTEYCGAKIYGVSGFPLPMYPELKLALPRPSIGYALEQFQPDIVHLINPAVLGLAGLFYAKSMKLPLIASYHTHLPQYLQHYGLGFLENAMWELIKTAHNNAELNLCTSNAMVEQLREHGVKEVDLWQRGVDTELFHPQYKHAEMRSRLTEGHPEATLLLYVGRLSAEKGIDEILPVLQAIPNSRLALVGDGPYRQELEKIFAGTNTNFVGYLQGTDLASAFASSDVFLFPSRTETLGLVLLEAMAAGCPVVAANSGGIPDIVTNGLNGYMFDPIAEDGLLTATQQLLDCSPAIADDLKHNARLEAEKWGWEAATSQLQNYYDKVIEVSKASIAV, encoded by the coding sequence ATGCGTAAGGTTGCCATATTCACAGAAACATTCCTACCCAAAGTCGATGGGATTGTCACTCGCCTGAAACACACCGTCGAGAACCTGGTTAAGCTGGGGGACGAGGTGATGATATTCGCTCCAGATGGCGGTTTGACAGAATATTGCGGTGCCAAAATTTATGGTGTATCTGGGTTCCCGCTACCCATGTATCCTGAATTAAAGCTAGCTCTACCCCGCCCTTCGATCGGCTATGCGCTAGAACAGTTTCAACCGGATATTGTGCATTTAATCAATCCAGCAGTACTTGGCCTGGCGGGTCTGTTCTATGCCAAGTCGATGAAACTACCACTGATCGCCTCATATCATACTCATTTGCCCCAGTACCTTCAGCACTATGGTCTGGGCTTTTTAGAAAATGCGATGTGGGAGTTGATTAAAACTGCTCATAATAACGCCGAGCTAAACCTATGTACTTCTAATGCGATGGTGGAGCAACTCCGCGAGCATGGCGTAAAGGAAGTCGATCTGTGGCAGCGGGGTGTAGATACTGAACTATTTCACCCACAGTACAAACATGCCGAAATGCGATCGCGCCTGACTGAAGGTCATCCCGAAGCGACCCTATTGCTGTATGTGGGTAGGTTATCCGCCGAGAAAGGGATCGATGAAATTTTGCCCGTTTTGCAAGCGATCCCCAATAGCCGCTTAGCACTGGTGGGCGATGGCCCCTATCGCCAGGAATTAGAAAAAATCTTTGCTGGTACTAATACTAATTTTGTGGGCTATCTACAGGGCACTGATCTAGCTTCAGCATTTGCCTCCAGTGATGTGTTTTTATTCCCTTCCCGCACCGAAACATTGGGGTTGGTTTTGCTAGAAGCAATGGCGGCAGGTTGCCCAGTGGTGGCGGCGAATTCTGGTGGTATTCCCGATATTGTCACCAATGGCTTGAATGGTTATATGTTTGATCCGATCGCTGAGGATGGCTTACTCACCGCCACTCAACAGCTATTGGATTGTAGTCCGGCGATCGCCGATGACCTGAAGCATAATGCCCGCCTTGAAGCTGAAAAGTGGGGTTGGGAAGCGGCAACCAGCCAACTGCAAAATTATTATGACAAGGTGATTGAAGTTAGCAAGGCATCGATCGCGGTATAG